The sequence CATCAATTAAATCTGCTTTGATGAGCGGTGCTATTAGGCTAGCGCCACCGACCAACCAAATATCGCCACCTTCTTCAGCTAATAATCGTTCAATCAGCGATACGACCGATGCATTGACAAATTGCACGCCTTCCTTTGCTTTTAAATGTTGTTGCGTTGTTAAAACATAGGACTTTGCCCCTTCGTAGGGGTAATGATCTGGCGAAAGTTCTTCCACAACTTGTTGATAGGTTGTTCGCCCCATTACAACGGTATCAATTGTTTCATAAAACCGTTCATAAGAATCATCACTGACTGGTTTATCCACCGTTACCTCACCTAAAAAATCAATACCGCCTTGTGTATCTGCGATAAAACCATCAATGCTCACCGCAATATAAAGAATAACTTTTCTTTTCATAACCATCCGCCTTTCATTTATTACTAATAAATATAGTATACTCTAGAAAGGATAACGACATCATCCGACAATGTTATATCAGTGTCGGTCTTTGGAGGAAAATCATGAAATTAACCATTTGGAAAACCACTTATCGTTTATTAACTGAACAAAAAACACCTTTTTCAAAGCTATCTATCCGAGCAATTTGCGAAGCATGTGCGATTCACCATACCTCATTCTATTACCATTTTAACGATAAATTTGATTTATTTAACTTTGGTATACAGCAACTTTTAGCTGATTATGAACGGCTTTCAATACAAACTAAATTCACGTCACCTTTTAGTGTATCGAATACTTTCTTTAAAAATTCTGATTTACAATTATTAATAACCGCACAAACTCATGATCCACTCGCACCCTCATTAATTACCCGTTATGCTGAAAAACAATTAGTCACTGAAGCCTTTTTGTACCTTGAAAATAAAACGATCAGTGTGCCACAACAATTATTGGCACAACAACTCGTCCGTACGATTTTCACTATCAGCGATTGGTCTCAAACGCAAGCACACATTTCCGATACTGAACTAGATGCCTTGTATCAAGAGTTGACTGCAGATTTATTTATATAGTGAGTTATTTGAATGAGAATGGTAATGATACTTCATATTGTGTATTTAAGCGTTGCAGCGATAAACAAATCATCCCATAAACATAGTAGGCATAAAAACCTTGCCGCACTGTGACTGTTGTTTTTTCAACTGCTGGAAAAACCGCTTCAATTCGCTCTTCTATTTTTTGCTTCACAGCAACAGTTGCATGTGTACCAAAAACAACGACATGATGCGGGTCATACATACTGACTAATGATTGTGCCGACTGAATGATATTTTCTTCGATATCTGTCGCAGTTACAACCGATTCCCAATTTTGTTTGACAGGCAAATACTTAATTTCTCCCGCGAGACCATTCTTACCTTTTATCAATTTACCATTAAGATAAATCCCTGCCCCTGGCGGGTTTGAATCCGGGTAATATAGACCAACGACAGACTCACTCTGTAAGAATTTTTCACTAGTACAAAAACCAATAATTGCCGCATTAATATCATTTTCTAATATAACAGGTAATTGAAACCGTTCAGTCAATGTTTTTTCTAATTGAACATCCAGTAGTTTTTCAAAATCAATCATTGTTAATCTGCCATTGATTTCTTGTCCTGGAATCCCTACGCTGATTAATTTCAAAGTAGAGTAACGCGCAACATATGGCGCTAATGCTTCTATTAAAAACGACAGTGTTAGCTGCTGAACTTCCTTACGTTCTTCAACTATTGCCTCGCCAAAAGCATTTCCTACGACTATATCAACCACTTCATTTTCTTTTTCTTGGGATAAACACACCGTTAAAAATAATTCAAACTCACCATTGTATGCATATAAAGTTGCTTTACGTCCCGCTGTAGATTGTGTTTCTTTTAATTTTAATACTTCCTGACTATCCACCAATTCTTGAATAATCGCATTAATTGTGACAACACTCAAGCCGCTTATTTCAGATAATTCCGGCTTTGTCATCGTCTTTTTTGCTTTCAATATTTTACGCACCGTATTGACGTTGAGTTTTTTCATCAGTCTCGCATCGCCAATTTTCATGTCTACACCTCTTTTATATTCTCTACTGCTTTGTTAAATAGTTATTTCAATTTGATTTCCTTCTGGATCTTTAATACAACTTTCATAATAACCGTCACCTGTTGTACGTGGTTGACTCACGACTTCATACCCCTCGTTTTCTAACTGTTCAGTGAGCTGATTCACCTTTTCTTTACTTCCTACGTTGACAGCTAAATGCGTCCAACCTACTCTGTATAAGCTGCTTTCTTCAGGCTTATTTTCTGGTCGTGTCATTAATTCGAGACGCGCACCTTCTTCAAAAGATAAAAAGTAGGTTTGTAATCCTGTTTTTGGATTGTGATATTTTTCGCCCGCAACACCGTGGAAATAAGTTTGATAAAACATACGCATTTTTTCTAAATCCAATACATATAAAGCAATATGATCAATCTTCATCGTTTTTCCCCCTTAATTTGTGGTTAGTAATCCGTCACA comes from Brochothrix thermosphacta DSM 20171 = FSL F6-1036 and encodes:
- a CDS encoding dihydrofolate reductase family protein codes for the protein MKRKVILYIAVSIDGFIADTQGGIDFLGEVTVDKPVSDDSYERFYETIDTVVMGRTTYQQVVEELSPDHYPYEGAKSYVLTTQQHLKAKEGVQFVNASVVSLIERLLAEEGGDIWLVGGASLIAPLIKADLIDEYNLTTVPVILGQGISLFEGNSTKRHLKLKEITAVNGMSSQVYTR
- a CDS encoding TetR/AcrR family transcriptional regulator, with product MKLTIWKTTYRLLTEQKTPFSKLSIRAICEACAIHHTSFYYHFNDKFDLFNFGIQQLLADYERLSIQTKFTSPFSVSNTFFKNSDLQLLITAQTHDPLAPSLITRYAEKQLVTEAFLYLENKTISVPQQLLAQQLVRTIFTISDWSQTQAHISDTELDALYQELTADLFI
- a CDS encoding ROK family protein, which encodes MKIGDARLMKKLNVNTVRKILKAKKTMTKPELSEISGLSVVTINAIIQELVDSQEVLKLKETQSTAGRKATLYAYNGEFELFLTVCLSQEKENEVVDIVVGNAFGEAIVEERKEVQQLTLSFLIEALAPYVARYSTLKLISVGIPGQEINGRLTMIDFEKLLDVQLEKTLTERFQLPVILENDINAAIIGFCTSEKFLQSESVVGLYYPDSNPPGAGIYLNGKLIKGKNGLAGEIKYLPVKQNWESVVTATDIEENIIQSAQSLVSMYDPHHVVVFGTHATVAVKQKIEERIEAVFPAVEKTTVTVRQGFYAYYVYGMICLSLQRLNTQYEVSLPFSFK
- a CDS encoding VOC family protein, with amino-acid sequence MKIDHIALYVLDLEKMRMFYQTYFHGVAGEKYHNPKTGLQTYFLSFEEGARLELMTRPENKPEESSLYRVGWTHLAVNVGSKEKVNQLTEQLENEGYEVVSQPRTTGDGYYESCIKDPEGNQIEITI